One window of Hymenobacter sp. BRD128 genomic DNA carries:
- a CDS encoding RNA polymerase sigma factor, which produces MPATTVTALSDEALMAQVQAGDLDQLTGLFERYHGPLFGFLARLANGDRDLAQDLTQNVFVRVLRYRASYQPGQPFRAWVYQLARHVWADHYQRQRPSADLEEVEKTAAHGRAAQAQRAATDQHQALHEALALLPAAQREVLLLHRFQGFDYAEIGEQLGCTAGAARVKAHRALDALRRIYLS; this is translated from the coding sequence ATGCCTGCCACCACCGTTACTGCGCTCAGCGACGAAGCTTTGATGGCTCAGGTGCAGGCCGGCGACCTCGACCAGCTGACCGGGCTGTTTGAGCGCTACCACGGCCCGCTTTTCGGCTTCCTGGCTAGGCTGGCCAACGGCGACCGCGACCTGGCCCAGGACCTGACCCAGAACGTGTTTGTGCGGGTGCTGCGCTACCGCGCCAGCTACCAGCCGGGCCAGCCCTTCCGGGCCTGGGTCTACCAGCTGGCCCGCCACGTGTGGGCCGACCACTACCAGCGCCAGCGCCCCAGCGCCGACCTGGAAGAAGTAGAAAAAACCGCTGCCCACGGCCGCGCCGCCCAGGCCCAGCGCGCCGCCACCGACCAGCACCAGGCCCTGCACGAAGCGCTGGCCCTGCTGCCCGCCGCCCAGCGCGAGGTGCTGCTGCTGCACCGCTTCCAGGGCTTCGACTACGCCGAAATCGGCGAGCAGCTGGGCTGCACCGCCGGCGCGGCCAGGGTCAAGGCCCACCGGGCGCTGGATGCGTTAAGAAGGATTTACTTAAGCTAA
- a CDS encoding HEAT repeat domain-containing protein → MSINSHLTDPACAELRLWLPELADGQPLPPEAAHLAAHLPACPACQAELAELRQLFNDLDALPAELPPLAMRDDFQALLEQEMAKLAAASPTGLTAQRGGQALAAPASEQAANSQKISFNQQWLRVAASVALVAVGAILGLLLRGGQPAAPLAQADQPPQQTLSTKLAAARQQPATASQRLQLVSQAPALVTEPNDPAVLTLIHTLDTDPNPNVRLAACEALVRLRNDPRVGPALVEALPLQTDPNVQITLIDALVTLREKRAVPQLEELAQKRDALPAVRLQAESGLGQLI, encoded by the coding sequence GTGTCTATCAACTCTCACCTAACTGACCCCGCCTGCGCCGAGCTGCGGCTCTGGCTGCCCGAGCTGGCCGACGGCCAGCCGCTGCCCCCCGAGGCGGCGCACCTGGCGGCGCACTTGCCGGCTTGCCCCGCCTGCCAGGCCGAGCTAGCCGAGCTGCGCCAACTCTTCAACGACCTCGACGCGCTGCCCGCCGAATTGCCCCCGCTAGCCATGCGCGACGACTTTCAGGCCCTGCTGGAGCAAGAAATGGCGAAGCTGGCCGCAGCTTCGCCCACCGGGCTGACCGCCCAGCGTGGTGGCCAGGCGCTAGCCGCTCCGGCTTCCGAGCAGGCGGCTAATAGTCAGAAAATCAGCTTTAACCAGCAGTGGCTCCGGGTGGCGGCTAGCGTGGCGCTGGTGGCGGTGGGCGCCATCCTGGGCCTGCTGCTGCGCGGTGGCCAGCCGGCCGCCCCGCTGGCCCAGGCCGACCAGCCACCGCAACAAACGCTGTCGACTAAGCTGGCGGCGGCGCGGCAGCAGCCGGCCACGGCCAGCCAGCGCTTGCAGCTGGTGAGCCAGGCCCCGGCCCTCGTGACGGAGCCCAACGACCCGGCCGTGCTTACCCTTATTCACACGCTTGATACCGACCCCAATCCCAACGTGCGGCTGGCCGCCTGCGAGGCGCTGGTGCGCCTGCGCAACGACCCGCGCGTGGGCCCGGCCCTGGTGGAGGCCTTGCCCCTGCAAACCGACCCCAACGTGCAGATTACCCTCATCGATGCCCTCGTAACGCTGCGCGAAAAGCGCGCCGTGCCCCAGCTCGAAGAGCTAGCCCAAAAGCGCGACGCCCTGCCCGCCGTGCGCCTGCAAGCCGAGAGCGGCCTGGGTCAATTGATTTAA